A stretch of the Clarias gariepinus isolate MV-2021 ecotype Netherlands chromosome 26, CGAR_prim_01v2, whole genome shotgun sequence genome encodes the following:
- the LOC128514219 gene encoding probable G-protein coupled receptor 141, whose translation MRRLRHQPFALLPLVLAFHSSFCSNATTSQNFESKNDTNGNATCKKDPKDLSYRIALIIIYTLVLLVGTIGVSLMINVLKSNLRSWTTITFFNLILVHVIFMVTIPFRIYYYITDCWNLSPTFCKVVSSMIHLHMHVVFVIYVIILTMHFLHYFKKVGQMEFYRSLHAMGFSIGIWTLVIIVGPVVLAHYGTNTTGGDYKCFHFGKELNNTAVLGCNIFLSVGTIILSCIVSFMLAVILYSMIKKYGASSWAQQEFWAQMKNVSLVLIILFCLAPYHLYRLYYLKMYTSEEKEMENEVFLAITSLTCFDMMFVFAGKGICHRCGG comes from the coding sequence cAACCACGAGTCAAAATTTTGAATCAAAGAATGACACCAACGGAAATGCTACCTGCAAGAAAGACCCTAAAGATTTGTCCTACAGAATCGCATTGATCATCATCTATACTCTTGTGCTGCTGGTTGGAACTATTGGTGTGTCCCTAATGATCAATGTGCTAAAATCAAATCTGCGCTCTTGGACCACCATCACCTTTTTCAACTTGATTTTGGTCCACGTTATCTTCATGGTCACCATTCCTTTCCGCATCTACTACTACATAACGGACTGCTGGAACCTGTCTCCGACATTCTGTAAAGTAGTCAGCAGCATGATCCACCTTCACATGCATGTGGTCTTCGTCATCTAcgtcatcatcctcaccatgCATTTCttgcattactttaaaaaagtggGACAAATGGAGTTCTACCGGAGTCTCCATGCCATGGGGTTTAGCATCGGCATTTGGACCCTTGTGATAATCGTCGGCCCCGTGGTCTTAGCTCATTATGGAACAAATACGACTGGCGGTGACTACAAATGCTTCCACTTTGGTAAAGAGCTCAATAATACAGCGGTGTTAGGGTGTAACATTTTTTTGTCGGTTGGTACAATAATTTTGTCGTGCATCGTGAGCTTTATGCTTGCAGTCATTCTTTACTCGATGATCAAAAAGTATGGTGCATCTTCATGGGCTCAGCAGGAGTTCTGGGCTCAGATGAAGAACGTCAGCCTGGTGCTTATCATCCTCTTCTGCCTGGCGCCGTATCACCTGTATCGGCTGTACTATCTAAAAATGTACACTTCTGAagaaaaagagatggagaacGAAGTGTTTCTCGCCATCACGTCCCTTACCTGCTTCGACATGATGTTCGTTTTCGCAGGAAAGGGGATATGCCACAGGTGTGGGGGTTGA